From the Cohaesibacter sp. ES.047 genome, the window CGGTGGGGCGTCCATGTCGGGCGGTGTCGGCACGGTCATCGGGGCCATCGTCGGTGCCTTCCTGATGGGTGTGATGAACAACGGCATGTCGATCCTGTCCATCGGTATCGACTATCAGCAGGTCATCAAGGGCCTCGTCCTCCTCGCTGCCGTCATCTTCGACGTATACAACAAAAACAAAGCGCAATAGTCCCAAGAAACATGGACAAATCACCAAGTGGTGCGCGCAATACAGTAAGGGGCAGACATCAGTCTGCCCTTTGTCTTTTAGGTGGGAATGCCAGAAAGCTCGCGTTTCGGTGCGTTCTTGCCTCTGAGATAGTGTCCGTGTGAGGCAATGATATCGTGTATGTTTAAGTCAGCATCATTATCCATATAATTAACCTGATATCCTCTGGCATATTCTGGCCTAAATGATCAAACTTTCTATGAGGAAACATCCCGTGTGTCCGGCAACGTCCGAGCGGGGTGCAATAAGGGAGGAAAAGCCTTGCTAGCAGAACTGCGAGAAGACGTTTTCCGCGCCAATCTTGAATTGAATGAGCGCGGTGTCGTGGTCTACACATGGGGCAATGTAAGCGGTATTGATCGGGAACAGGGTCTGGTGGTGATCAAGCCATCGGGGGTTCCCTATGAGGATATGACCGCTGATGACATGGTCGTTGTGGATCTCGAGAACAATGTTGTCTGGGGCGACAAGAAGCCCTCGTCGGACACCAAAACGCATACGACCCTCTATAAAGCCTTTCCCGCCCTTGGTGGCGTCACCCACACACATTCACGTCATGCTGTCGCCTGGGCTCAGGCCCGCAGGGACATTCCTTGTCTTGGGACGACGCAGGCCGATTATTGTTCTGGCCCCGTGCCCTGCACTGCGCCGCTGACGGAAGAAGAAGTCAATCGGGATTACGAGACCACGACCGCCGAAGCTATCATTCGCCGGTTCGATGGGATTGATCCGGTTGCCGTACCCATGGTGCTTGTCGCCGGTCACGGGCCGTTTGCTTGGGGCAAGGATGCGGCGGAATCCGTGCGCAATGCAGTGATCCTTGAAGAGATTGCGAATATGGCAACGCTGACAGCGACCATATCCAACCCTCTCAAGCCGCTGGAGCAATATGTGCTCGATTATCACTATGAGCGCAAACACGGCAAAAACGCCTGGTACGGCCAGTAGGCCGGACGCACTCTTCTTCTGACGCAACCGAACGCCTGCCAAATCTCTCCGTGCCACGGAGCATGGCAGTATGGGAGCCGCGCCATCGTAGCGGCGAACATTTTATTCGAAAGGGCAATATCATGTACGGATTGAAACCGCTCAAATTCTGGTTCATCTGCGGCTCGCAGCATCTTTATGGACCGGAGACGCTCGAGCAGGTCAGCGCCAATGCGCGTGAGGTCGTGGCTGGTTTGAATGACAGTGGGCGTCTCGTCCTGCCGGTCGAATTTGCGGGCATGGTCACCAGGCCCAATGAAATCACCGATGTCTGCCAGCGGGCTTCCAACGATCCCGAATGTGGCGGTGTCATCGTTTGGATGCACACCTTCTCCCCGGCAAAAATGTGGATTCGTGGTCTTAACCTGCTGACCAAACCGATCCTTCATCTGCACACCCAGTATCGGGCTGACCTGCCTTGGGACAGCCTCGATATGGATTACATGAACCTGCATCAGGCAGCACATGGCGACCGCGAAGGCGGGCATATTCATACTCGCATGCGGCTTGCTCGCAAGGTGGTCGTCGGTCACTGGAAGGAAGCGGACGTTCAGGACCGCATTGATGCCTGGATGCGTGCTGCACGCGCTTGGAATGACTGGCAGGGTGGCCGGATCTGCCGCTTTGGCGACAACATGCGCGATGTCGCCGTGACCGAAGGGGACAAGGTCGGGGCAGAAATGGCGCTGGGCATGGGCGTTGACGGTTGGGCGGTTGGCGATCTGGTTGCCCGTATGGCGCAATTCTCAGATGCCGAGGTTGAAGCCCGCGCGGCTGAGTATGACGAAGCCTACACTCTGATGCCGGAACTGGCTCCGAGCGGTGCGCGCCGCGACAGTCTTCTTGATGCTGCGCGTCAGGAACTGGGCATCGAAGCCTTCCTTAAGGAAGGGGGCTATACGGCCTTTACCCATACTTTCCAGGATCTGCATGGGCTCAATCAGCTTCCCGGTCTTGCGCCTCAGCGCCTGATGGCGCAGGGCTTTGGCTTCTCGGGTGAGGGTGACTGGAAAACCCCGGCCATCATCCGCGCCTTGAAAGTCATGGGCCATGGCCTCACCGGTGCCTGCTCCTTCATGGAAGACTACACCTACAACATGGTTGACGGTCAGGAATGCGTGCTTGGCTCGCATATGCTCGAAGTTTGCCCGACGATTGCCGAAGGCAAGCCGACGATGGAAATCCATCCTCTGGGTATTGGTGGCAAGGCTGATCCGGTCCGTCTGGTGTTCAACTCCCGTAAAGGACGTGCGGTTAATGCCAGCCTTATCGACATGGGCAACCGTTTCCGCCTGATCGCCAACGTGGTTGAATCCATCGATCATCCGGATCTGCCCAAATTGCCGGTTGCGCGCGCTGTATGGGAAACCAAGCCCGATCTGAAAACCGCTTGTGCGGCCTGGATCTATGCGGGCGGCGCGCATCACACCGCCTACAGCTATGATGTGACGACGGAAATGCTCGAAGATTTTGCTGAAATCGCAGGGATCGAGCTTTGCGTGATCGACGAAGATACCGAAATCGGTGCCTTCAAGCAGACCTTGCGCAACAACGAGATCTATTGGCACTTCGCCAAAGGGATCCGCGCCTGATTGCCAGTGATCTGGTAAGTGATCTGGTAAGTGAGTTGGCGACTGCTGTCTGTTCCTAGCTGCCCGGCCTAAAGATCAGATGGTTGCCAACAAGCATCCCCGGAAGGGTCACCTTCCGGGGATTGTTTGTTTAAAGGGCAAGTGTTCTATGTTGGTAGCTTGGAAAGACTTTCCGGCCCCATGGCTTGATCCGAACCAATGACGCTGTTCACTTCGTCGGTCTGGCCACCACCATTTTGTGGCAGACTGCGTTCGCGGAAGGTGCGTGGGCTCATGCCGGTGTGGCGGCGGAAAACGCGCGAGAAATAGAGCGGATCATCATATCCGACCATTTGCGAGAGGGATTTGATGGGGACGTTGGTGACCCGAAGGATCTGCATGGCATATTGCACGCGCTGGCCATCTCGCCACTGCACGACGCCGGTGCCGATGTTTTTCTGAAACAGATGCGACAGGCGTGAGGGCGACAGGCAGACGTGGCTGGCGATTTCCTTGACGGTCAGAGATTTGTCCAGATTTTCGGAAATCATCGAGCAGGCGGCGAGGACACGTTCGTCCAGCACGCGGCTGGTGGTTTTGGGGGTGCGTGTGGTGCGCGCGCATTGCAGCAGGATGTGTTCGAGACGATTGAAGGCAAGGTCTACCGAGAGGCTGCCGGGTGAATCAGCCCATTTTTCCACCTCGACGAAGAGGCGGAACAGTTCGCTGGTCTTGCTCTCTTCATTCTTGCGCATCAGATAGACGCCGTCGATGTTGGTTTCCCAATGCAGCCACGGTTTCCAGAAGGCGCGGGGCTGGAAATAGATCCAGCGGTGCCACCATTTGTCAGCGTCGAAGTCGCGCCCGTAAAAATGCTTTGATCCGGGAGGGAAAAGCAGCAAATCTCCCGGATGGACGGTGAAGGAATTCTTGCCATCAAAGACACGTCCGACCCCGTCGACGGTCAGGTTGATGATCCAGCCGCGCATGCCGTCGGGCCGGTCAATGTAGAAGTCGAGCGGGCCGTCCTTTTCAATCGGCGTGATGCTGGCCACAAGGCGCACGTCGAACTCGAAGCCGGGAAAGAGAGGAGCGACTTGCGTGTCGTCATCCGACCGGTTGGAGCGATAGGCGAGCTTGCGAAAAATGCGCTGAACGGCAGCATCTTCACTTGGATTGAAATAAGAATGATCGTCCATGTGTCTAGCGGTTTGCTACCTTGTGAAGCATCAGGATCATCCATATTGTAAACTTTATGGGAGTCTTTGAAAAGGGGGACTGTATTGGGCGATCAAGTAGAATTGTCCATGCGGTTTTGACCATTTCAAATCAATGAAAAGCACGCCATTCAGGGAGGAGTGAGGCCATGGCCACCGATCAGCAGACCTGCACTTTGGGTTTGGATTTTGGATCCGACAGCGTAAGAGCCGTCATTGTCAGTGTCGAAAATGGGGATGAACTGGCCTCTGCCGTCGCGACCTATCCGCGCTGGGCGGAAGGAAAATTCTGCGATCCGACCCGTCAACAATTTCGCCAGCATCCGGCAGATCATCTCGAAGCCATGACCAGCGCCGTCAAGGGCGCGTTGGCCGAGATGGGAGATCAGAAGCCCGACATCATCGGGATTGGCGTTGATACCACCGGGTCGTCCCCGATGCCGCTGACCGCCGATGGTACGGCTCTGGCGCTCAAGGACGGTTTCGCGACCGACCCGGACGCCATGTGCATCCTGTGGAAGGACCATACCTCCGTCAAGGAAGCCGAAGACATCAACACGCTGTGTCATTCCGGCAAGTTTCCCGACTACACCAAATATGTTGGCGGAATCTATTCGTCTGAATGGTTCTGGGCCAAGATCCTCAATGTGGGCCGCAACAACCCGGAAGTCTTTCAGGCCGCGGCCACGTGGGTCGAATTCTGCGACTGGATCCCCTCGGTTCTGACGGGTGTCGACGATGCCAACAATGTTGTTCGCGGTGTTTGCGCGGCAGGCCACAAAGCCCTGTGGAACCCGGAATTCGATGGGCTGCCGAGCCTTGAATGGATGACGGCGCTTGATCCATGCCTTGGCAATCTGGGCTATCCGATGTTCACCGAAACCCGCACCTCCGATCAGTCCGCCGGTGGATTGAGCGAGGAATGGGCAGGACGCTTTGGTCTGAAGGCCGGTATTCCTGTTGCTGTCGGTGCGTTCGACTGCCATATGGGCGCAGTCGGTGCTGGTATCGAGGACTATTCGCTGGTGCGCGTAATGGGCACCTCGACCTGCGATATTCTGGTTGCGCCACCCGAAGAGGTTGGCGACACGCTTGTGCGCGGGATCTGTGGTCAGGTTCCGGGCAGTGCGATGCCCGACTCGATCGGATTTGAAGCCGGTCAGTCGTCATTCGGTGATGTGTTTGCATGGTTTGAGCGGATTCTGACATGGAACCGCAAGAGCAGCGCCAAGTCCGGCTCTTTGTTGCCTGAACTGGAAGCAGAAGCTGCCCTTCTGCCGCCGGGAGGCTATGGCGAGCGTGCGCTCGACTGGCTGAACGGTCGCCGGACACCGGACGCCGATCAGACCGTGAAGGCGATCATTGCTGGTCTACATCTGGGTTCGACAGCGCCGTCGATCTATCGTGCCCTCATCGAAGCCACCGCCTTTGGCTCGCGGGCGATCGTCGAGCGCTTCGAAGAACAGGGCATTCCGGTCAAGAAGATCGTCGGGATTGGCGGGATTGCGCGCAAGTCCGACCTGATCTCGCAGGTCTGTGCCGATGTGATGAACCGCAGCATCTATGTGATCGAATCCGATCAGTGCTGTGCCCGTGGCGCGGCGATCTTTGCGGCCACGGCTGCTGGTGCCTATGACGATATCCACGCCGCCAAGGATGCCATGCACAGTCCGGTGGAAAAGGTCTTTGAGCCCAATCCCGAAGCCCACAAGATCTATGATGAACTCTACAAGGACTATCAGCGGATCGGCGCCTTTGCTGGCGAGCTTTCCAAGTCTTAAGGCCGGTTGACCGGTTCACATCGCTACGGTTTCTTTCCGTATGCCTGACTGACAGACCTCCGGCAGGGTGCTTCCCTGTCGGAGGTTTTTGTTTGTGAGGCTGTTGGCGGCACCGTCATTGCCGTTTGGAGAATGACAGCGTTTGGTGCATAAGTGGATCATCGCTTTCGTCACGACCGCGTGCCTGATAGGGAAGTCGCAAACCGGTTTTGTTTTGTGATTTGCCGGTCCTGGTCGCTCGTACGGGATGCTTCAATTCTCCCGCGGCGGGGCGAGCCAAATGAAGAGTGACTTTGTTTCATGGGCTTCTTGCGTCTGCCATTTGGGGGGGGCGCGCTGCAGAACCCATCAGTCTGAAATGGATGCTCGATGTCTGCCAAAGTGAACATAGCCACTGTGACGCTCAATCCCGCGATTGATCAGACGATCCGGATCGACAATTTTGTCGCCGGAGGGGTCAACAGGGTGCTCGGCGAGCAGTCCGATGCGGGGGGGAAGGGGGTCAATGTGGCGTCCTTTCTGTCGCACTTCGGCCACAAGGTTGCAGTGACTGGATTGCTCGGGGCGCGGAACCCGGCGATTTTCGAGCGCCTGTTTCACGATTGCGGCATCGTCAACCGCTTTGTCATGGCGCATGGATCGACGCGGATCAATGTCAAGATTGTCGATACGATTCAGAACCGTGTGACGGATGTGAACTTTCCCGGCCTATCAGTGAGCTCCTATGACGTGGATGGCGTTTTTGCTGCCATCGATGACTTGTGTGCCGAAGGGGTAGGGAGTTTCCTCTTCGCGGGAAGTCTGCCTGCTGGAACGTCGACGGGTCTTTATGCGGAGATCGTCGCTCATCTCAAGGCCATGGGCAAACGGGTGGTGTTGGATACCAGCGGGCCCGCGCTGAAGGAAGCGGTGCTCAAAGGGCCTGATATCATCAAGCCCAACCTGCATGAATTCAACGAGCTCACTGGGAATGCCCTTACCAAGCCCAAAGACATCGTTCGTGTCGCGCGTGAATTGTCTGACAGCTCCAATGTGCCGCTCGTGGTGGTTTCGCTCGGGGAGCGCGGTGCCCTGTTCGTGACCAGCGAAGAGGCGCTTTGGGCCCGCCCGCCCAAGGTCGATGTCAGCACGACCGTCGGGGCCGGGGATGCGATGGTTGCCGGTCTCATGCATTGTCTGCAGCTTGACCTGTCGCTGTCAGACATGGCGCGCCAGTCAACGGCCTGCTCTGTCGGGGCTTTGACCGAGGTGGGGCCCCTGTTGCCCGATGTTTCGGTGATTGACGCGCTTGCGCAGAAGGTAAAAATCGAACCGGTCGAGCTCTAGGCGTCTGGTGCGTTGGCAGAAAGCGCTGCCGTTTCGCCTTCCTCGCCCGGCGCTCGTGTATTCTCATTAAGGGCAATTGCTTAGCCTTGTTGGAAATGGCTTGCACTGTGTGATGGATCATTGACAAGCGGTTGTGGCTGGCGCAGATACGATCGAGATCGACGTGCCAATCGGCTCGCCCGAAGGATGTCCCCGCGCACCTTCAAGGCGTCGCTGCTGTCGGTCCGGCCGCATGCCATAACCCATGCAATCCCGCCAAACAGCCTGTGGCCATCCAATCCTAAAGGGAATGAATATGCTATCTGCCAATCTGAACAACCTGTCCATCATCCCCTATCTGCAGCCCGAGCTGGCCGAGATCATCGGCAAGGTCAAGGCGCTGGTCGAGAGCAAACCGGCTCTGGGGCGGCACGAGATCGACGGAGACAAGTTTTTCGTCAATTTTGTCGAGGATCACACCGAGCCTTTCGCAGACCGGAGACCAGAGTTTCACCGGAATTATCTTGATATTCAGGTTCTTGCGGAAGGGGCCGAGATCATCGGATGGAGCCACTCGCCTGCGACCCGCATCACCGAAGACCTATTGAAGGAAAAAGACGTGGCCTTCACCAAGGGTTCCGAGAATGAAAAGCTTCTGACGCTTGCGCCGATGGATTTTGCGATTTTTTATCCAGGGGAGGTGCACCGGCCGCTGGTGGCGACAGAAGAGGGGCCGATGAAGATCTT encodes:
- a CDS encoding L-ribulose-5-phosphate 4-epimerase; the encoded protein is MLAELREDVFRANLELNERGVVVYTWGNVSGIDREQGLVVIKPSGVPYEDMTADDMVVVDLENNVVWGDKKPSSDTKTHTTLYKAFPALGGVTHTHSRHAVAWAQARRDIPCLGTTQADYCSGPVPCTAPLTEEEVNRDYETTTAEAIIRRFDGIDPVAVPMVLVAGHGPFAWGKDAAESVRNAVILEEIANMATLTATISNPLKPLEQYVLDYHYERKHGKNAWYGQ
- the araA gene encoding L-arabinose isomerase, translated to MYGLKPLKFWFICGSQHLYGPETLEQVSANAREVVAGLNDSGRLVLPVEFAGMVTRPNEITDVCQRASNDPECGGVIVWMHTFSPAKMWIRGLNLLTKPILHLHTQYRADLPWDSLDMDYMNLHQAAHGDREGGHIHTRMRLARKVVVGHWKEADVQDRIDAWMRAARAWNDWQGGRICRFGDNMRDVAVTEGDKVGAEMALGMGVDGWAVGDLVARMAQFSDAEVEARAAEYDEAYTLMPELAPSGARRDSLLDAARQELGIEAFLKEGGYTAFTHTFQDLHGLNQLPGLAPQRLMAQGFGFSGEGDWKTPAIIRALKVMGHGLTGACSFMEDYTYNMVDGQECVLGSHMLEVCPTIAEGKPTMEIHPLGIGGKADPVRLVFNSRKGRAVNASLIDMGNRFRLIANVVESIDHPDLPKLPVARAVWETKPDLKTACAAWIYAGGAHHTAYSYDVTTEMLEDFAEIAGIELCVIDEDTEIGAFKQTLRNNEIYWHFAKGIRA
- the araC gene encoding arabinose operon transcriptional regulator AraC, yielding MDDHSYFNPSEDAAVQRIFRKLAYRSNRSDDDTQVAPLFPGFEFDVRLVASITPIEKDGPLDFYIDRPDGMRGWIINLTVDGVGRVFDGKNSFTVHPGDLLLFPPGSKHFYGRDFDADKWWHRWIYFQPRAFWKPWLHWETNIDGVYLMRKNEESKTSELFRLFVEVEKWADSPGSLSVDLAFNRLEHILLQCARTTRTPKTTSRVLDERVLAACSMISENLDKSLTVKEIASHVCLSPSRLSHLFQKNIGTGVVQWRDGQRVQYAMQILRVTNVPIKSLSQMVGYDDPLYFSRVFRRHTGMSPRTFRERSLPQNGGGQTDEVNSVIGSDQAMGPESLSKLPT
- a CDS encoding ribulokinase, coding for MATDQQTCTLGLDFGSDSVRAVIVSVENGDELASAVATYPRWAEGKFCDPTRQQFRQHPADHLEAMTSAVKGALAEMGDQKPDIIGIGVDTTGSSPMPLTADGTALALKDGFATDPDAMCILWKDHTSVKEAEDINTLCHSGKFPDYTKYVGGIYSSEWFWAKILNVGRNNPEVFQAAATWVEFCDWIPSVLTGVDDANNVVRGVCAAGHKALWNPEFDGLPSLEWMTALDPCLGNLGYPMFTETRTSDQSAGGLSEEWAGRFGLKAGIPVAVGAFDCHMGAVGAGIEDYSLVRVMGTSTCDILVAPPEEVGDTLVRGICGQVPGSAMPDSIGFEAGQSSFGDVFAWFERILTWNRKSSAKSGSLLPELEAEAALLPPGGYGERALDWLNGRRTPDADQTVKAIIAGLHLGSTAPSIYRALIEATAFGSRAIVERFEEQGIPVKKIVGIGGIARKSDLISQVCADVMNRSIYVIESDQCCARGAAIFAATAAGAYDDIHAAKDAMHSPVEKVFEPNPEAHKIYDELYKDYQRIGAFAGELSKS
- the pfkB gene encoding 1-phosphofructokinase; the encoded protein is MSAKVNIATVTLNPAIDQTIRIDNFVAGGVNRVLGEQSDAGGKGVNVASFLSHFGHKVAVTGLLGARNPAIFERLFHDCGIVNRFVMAHGSTRINVKIVDTIQNRVTDVNFPGLSVSSYDVDGVFAAIDDLCAEGVGSFLFAGSLPAGTSTGLYAEIVAHLKAMGKRVVLDTSGPALKEAVLKGPDIIKPNLHEFNELTGNALTKPKDIVRVARELSDSSNVPLVVVSLGERGALFVTSEEALWARPPKVDVSTTVGAGDAMVAGLMHCLQLDLSLSDMARQSTACSVGALTEVGPLLPDVSVIDALAQKVKIEPVEL
- a CDS encoding YhcH/YjgK/YiaL family protein, with product MLSANLNNLSIIPYLQPELAEIIGKVKALVESKPALGRHEIDGDKFFVNFVEDHTEPFADRRPEFHRNYLDIQVLAEGAEIIGWSHSPATRITEDLLKEKDVAFTKGSENEKLLTLAPMDFAIFYPGEVHRPLVATEEGPMKIFKFVAKIHRSLLEK